The following are encoded in a window of Diorhabda sublineata isolate icDioSubl1.1 chromosome 5, icDioSubl1.1, whole genome shotgun sequence genomic DNA:
- the LOC130443979 gene encoding toll-like receptor Tollo has product MYWLIFGGFLVTVFGKSFNNIDVPPRGCEWQMQLIDLNVSEEEPVLYCQIRTINSVELVIRNLTQADSDRVSVLMLECNDVLFFESSLETARQGSFLSSLKHLKDLRMENCKIRNIPAGAFSQLRHLRKLSLRSHNSEWSAMNLELHPDSFRGLADVRRLDLADNNIWSIPQELFCPLFNLNHLNLTRNKLQNASALGFSDWGSGPLAPGTACASNLEVLDLSNNDIISLLDNGFSALRSLEELHLENNAISTLGERAFVGLTSLNSLNLSSNCLVGLPPELFQSTRELRHLYLHNNSLSVLAPGLLEGLDQLQVLDLSFNELTSHWVKRDTFLGLVRLVVLNLANNQLTKIDSMLFRDLYTLQILNLEYNKISTIAEGVFAELKNLHALILTHNNLVRIESYHFSGMYALNQLLLDSNEIEYIHPRAFENVTNLQDLILNGNILGTVPPGIGQLRFLRTLDLGKNHIKSVTNGSFEGLEMLYGLRLVDNHIVNISRDAFSTLPSLQVLNLASNKIKFVEQSAFSSNPTLKAIRLDSNELTDISGVFTNLKTLVWLNVSSNKLLWFDFSHLPVSLEWLDMHDNQVPELANYYDVRNNLKIKMLDASYNLITEIKENSVPDSVETLFLNNNKITTVHANTFNNKKDLEKVVLYGNEIKFLDLAALSLSPVTNEKDLPQFYIGDNPFYCDCKMEWLLRINHLSNLRQYPQVLDLDAVTCELAHSRGAPPQPLLSLKPSNFLCPYEAHCFPVCHCCDFDACDCEMTCPDRCTCYHDHTWSSNVVDCSNADYTNVPEKIPMDATEIYLDGNDLGELGSHVFIGKKKLEVLFLNNSNVKALHNRTFNGANSLKILHMENNKLEELRGFEFDQLENINELYLDHNEISYVNNNTFKKMRKLEVLKLDENKIVNFVPWTEVETVSHPRVTLDGNKWSCDCNTLNRLVAWIRETGGNPAKMYCADLDNSETVADVIHRCEYMDNAIATSVIQRDVLKSHQLFGGGSYVPLLATTLVAVIIVCLLVAIMFVFRQEVKLWAHSKYGVRIFQDVNSERDGDDDSDRLYDCYMVYSHKDEDLASRVIAPELEQLGHTLCLHYRDLHLMGGASYLADAMVGAADASKRVVLVVSPLLICNEWSRPEFRAALQAALRTTYRQKLICILNGDPLEPMDPELRALLRACTVTRWGERRFWEKLRYAMPDVIHGSTARRNKKPPEIRCKPPTRYTPAPTAHDSWCKYQPMPGVHAVALTPTPTQSTYVSGESARSTEDEAGSSSSSQHYGSEQLNHSYVSIDGRPPQYSQYPPSRNEVPHHVYSTIPDAPPPTRTYFV; this is encoded by the exons ATGTATTGGTTAATATTCGGTGGTTTTTTAGTGACCGTGtttggaaaaagttttaataacattGACGTTCCACCGAGAGGTTGTGAATGGCAGATGCAACTAATTGATTTGAATGTAAGTGAAGAAGAACCAGTGCTCTACTGTCAAATTAGGACTATAAATAGTGTCGAACTCGTAATTAGAAATTTGACACAAGCGGACTCAGATCGAGTATCAGTATTAATGTTAGAATGTAACGATGTGCTATTTTTTGAAAGTTCTTTAGAAACAGCTCGACAAGGTAGTTTTTTATCGTCTTTAAAACATTTGAAAGATTTAAGAATGGAAAACtgcaaaattcgaaatattccaGCCGGAGCTTTTTCTCAACTCAGACACCTGAGGAAATTATCTCTCAGATCGCATAATTCAGAATGGTCAGCTATGAATTTAGAATTACATCCCGATAGCTTCAGAGGATTAGCAGACGTAAGACGATTAGATTTAGCCGATAATAATATTTGGAGCATACCTCAAGAATTGTTTTGTCCTTTGTTTAATTTGAATCATTTGAATTTGACGAGAAATAAACTACAAAACGCATCGGCTTTAGGATTTTCCGATTGGGGAAGTGGACCATTAGCTCCAGGTACAGCTTGTGCTAGTAATTTAGAAGTTTTGGATTTATCCAACAACGATATAATATCCTTGTTAGATAACGGATTTTCGGCCTTAAGATCCTTGGAAGAACTTCATTTGGAAAACAACGCGATTTCGACTTTGGGAGAACGTGCATTTGTCGGTTTAACTTCGTTAAACTCCTTAAATTTATCAAGTAACTGTCTCGTTGGTTTACCACCTGAATTATTCCAAAGCACTAGAGAGTTGAGGCATCTCTATTTACACAACAACTCCCTTAGTGTCTTAGCTCCGGGACTTTTAGAAGGATTAGATCAACTTCAAGTTTTGGATTTATCTTTTAACGAATTGACGAGTCATTGGGTGAAAAGAGATACTTTCTTGGGATTGGTTAGATTAGTAGTACTCAATCTAGCTAATAATCAGTTGACTAAAATCGATTCTATGTTATTTAGAGATTTATACACgttacaaattttaaatttggaatataataaaataagtacGATAGCAGAAGGTGTGTTTgcggaattaaaaaatttacacgCTCTAATATTGACACATAATAATTTGGTACGTATCGAAAGTTACCACTTTTCTGGAATGTACGCTCTAAATCAACTACTGTTAGATTCCAACGAAATAGAATATATACACCCCAGAGCATTCGAAAACGTGACGAATTTACAAGATTTGATCCTGAACGGAAATATTTTAGGTACAGTGCCGCCCGGTATCGGACAATTACGATTCTTAAGAACTTTAGATTTGGGTAAAAACCATATCAAATCCGTGACTAATGGTTCGTTCGAAGGTCTAGAAATGTTGTACGGTTTAAGGTTAGTCGACAAtcatattgtgaatatttcGAGAGACGCTTTTTCTACTTTACCGTCTTTGCAAGTGTTGAATTTAGCTtcgaataaaatcaaatttgtagAACAAAGTGCGTTTTCCAGTAATCCGACGTTGAAAGCGATACGGTTAGATTCCAACGAACTTACCGATATTAGTGGTGTATTTACGAATTTAAAAACTCTCGTTTGGTTGAACGTTTCATCgaataaattgttatggttcgATTTCAGTCATTTACCTGTCAGTCTCGAATGGTTAGATATGCACGATAACCAAGTACCCGAATTAGCGAATTACTACGACGtcagaaataatttgaaaataaaaatgttggacgccagttataatttaataacggaaataaaagaaaattcagtACCCGACAGTGTAGAAACTCTATTTTTAAACAACAACAAGATAACGACAGTGCATGCTAACACGTTCAACAATAAGaaagatttagaaaaagtgGTTTTGTACGGAAACGAAATAAAGTTTCTCGATTTGGCAGCGCTAAGTTTGAGTCCGGTAACTAATGAAAAAGATTTACCGCAATTTTATATCGGAGACAACCCTTTTTATTGCGATTGTAAGATGGAATGGCTCTTGAGAATTAATCATTTGAGTAACTTGAGACAATACCCTCAAGTGCTTGATTTAGATGCGGTCACGTGTGAATTAGCCCATTCGAGAGGCGCGCCTCCACAACCTCTATTATCTTTAAAGCCTTCGAACTTTTTATGCCCTTACGAGGCCCACTGTTTCCCGGTTTGTCACTGTTGCGATTTCGACGCTTGTGATTGTGAAATGACGTGTCCGGATCGTTGTACTTGCTATCACGATCATACTTGGAGTTCGAACGTGGTGGATTGTAGTAACGCCGATTACACCAACGTTCCCGAGAAGATTCCTATGGACGCTACTGAAATTTATCTAGACGGTAATGATCTAGGCGAGTTGGGTAGTCACGTTTTCATCGGAAAGAAAAAACTcgaagttttgtttttgaataacaGCAACGTTAAAGCTTTACACAATAGAACTTTTAACGGAGCCAACTCTTTGAAAATTCTTCacatggaaaataataaattggaagAGTTGCGCGGCTTCGAATTCGatcaattagaaaatattaacgaaCTCTATTTAGATCACAACGAAATAAGTTAcgttaataataatacatttaaaaaaatgcgtAAACTGGAAGTGTTGAAATTAGACGAAAATAAAATCGTTAATTTCGTCCCGTGGACTGAAGTAGAAACGGTTTCGCATCCTCGTGTTACCCTCGACGGCAACAAGTGGTCTTGCGATTGCAATACCCTGAATCGTCTCGTAGCCTGGATTCGAGAGACAGGTGGAAATCCCGCTAAAATGTACTGTGCCGATTTAGACAATTCCGAGACTGTCGCCGATGTTATTCATCGTTGCGAGTATATGGACAACGCTATCGCAACTTCGGTAATTCAACGAGATGTTTTGAAAAGTCATCAGTTATTCGGAGGCGGTAGTTACGTACCGCTTTTGGCGACTACTCTAGTGGCGGTGATTATCGTGTGTTTATTGGTAGCCATCATGTTCGTTTTTCGGCAGGAAGTTAAATTGTGGGCGCATTCTAAGTACGGGGTGAGAATTTTCCAAGACGTCAACAGTGAACGTGACGGCGATGACGACAGCGACAGACTCTACGATTGCTACATGGTGTACAGTCACAAAGACGAAGATCTCGCGTCTAGGGTGATTGCGCCCGAACTGGAACAACTAGGCCATACGTTATGTCTACATTACAG AGATCTACATCTAATGGGTGGCGCGTCCTACCTCGCCGATGCTATGGTTGGAGCGGCCGACGCTTCTAAAAGAGTAGTACTGGTAGTATCCCCATTACTTATCTGCAACGAATGGTCTCGTCCTGAATTTCGAGCTGCTCTTCAAGCTGCACTCAGGACAACGTATCGACAAAAACTAATTTGTATACTGAACGGCGATCCTTTGGAACCGATGGATCCCGAATTGAGAGCTTTGCTAAGAGCTTGCACAGTTACCAGATGGGGAGAAAGACGATTCTGGGAGAAACTAAGGTACGCAATGCCTGATGTAATTCACGGTTCGACTGCTAGAAGAAATAAGAAGCCTCCAGAGATTAGGTGTAAACCTCCCACGCGCTACACTCCCGCCCCCACAGCACACGATTCTTGGTGTAAATACCAGCCGATGCCGGGGGTGCACGCGGTAGCTTTAACACCAACCCCAACACAAAGTACGTACGTGTCTGGAGAATCTGCGCGTAGTACTGAAGATGAAGCGGGGTCTAGTTCTAGTAGTCAACATTATGGTTCTGAACAATTGAATCATAGTTACGTGTCAATTGATGGGCGACCTCCGCAGTACAGTCAGTACCCGCCTTCGAGGAACGAAGTACCGCATCATGTTTATTCCACCATCCCAGATGCTCCGCCCCCTACTAGAACGTATTTCGTTTAA